From one Phycisphaerae bacterium genomic stretch:
- a CDS encoding polysaccharide export protein produces MKRRNRLPISIRACGGLALFLALSVAGCAQTRYADIKPFVQAHDQDVAATNYRIEPPDLIEISSPQAPELNGETQVIRQDGKISLKLIGEVKVSGMTPREAEAKIEELLARYYVNPKVQVQVLSHASKKIYIYSEVAAAGQVPFTGRDTLLDVLSRCNLTNGAWRAKIKVIRPSPTTGEQHEIEVDADKMLQHGDLKQNFLLKEGDIIVIPPTPLAWVGLRVRELFFPVSPVVGAYTDGASVVSAPKAYRDALDGDDDGGNSNRGVRRLLSR; encoded by the coding sequence ATGAAGCGAAGAAACCGCCTTCCTATCTCGATCCGTGCCTGCGGCGGATTGGCCCTGTTCCTGGCCTTGAGCGTTGCGGGGTGCGCCCAGACCCGCTACGCAGACATCAAGCCGTTCGTTCAGGCCCATGACCAGGACGTTGCCGCGACCAACTACCGGATCGAGCCTCCCGATCTGATTGAGATCAGCTCGCCCCAGGCCCCGGAGCTGAACGGTGAGACCCAGGTGATCCGCCAGGATGGCAAGATCTCTCTGAAGCTGATCGGCGAGGTCAAGGTCTCGGGCATGACGCCGCGCGAGGCGGAAGCCAAGATCGAGGAGCTACTCGCCCGCTACTACGTGAATCCGAAGGTCCAGGTCCAGGTCCTGAGCCACGCCAGCAAGAAGATCTACATTTACAGCGAGGTGGCTGCGGCGGGCCAGGTCCCGTTTACCGGCCGGGATACGCTCCTCGATGTCCTGAGCCGGTGCAACCTCACCAATGGCGCCTGGCGAGCCAAGATCAAGGTGATCCGGCCGAGCCCGACGACTGGCGAGCAGCACGAAATCGAAGTGGACGCCGACAAGATGCTGCAGCACGGCGACCTCAAGCAGAACTTCCTGCTGAAGGAAGGCGACATCATCGTCATCCCGCCGACCCCGCTGGCCTGGGTCGGGTTGCGGGTGCGCGAGCTGTTCTTCCCCGTGTCGCCGGTTGTAGGAGCCTACACGGACGGCGCCTCCGTAGTCAGTGCGCCAAAGGCCTACCGCGACGCCCTTGACGGTGATGACGATGGCGGGAACTCGAACCGGGGAGTTCGCCGTCTCTTGTCGAGATGA
- a CDS encoding AAA family ATPase encodes MYCSHFGLHRPPFNNTPDPTFYFSTPEHEEALATLQYATLQRKGFVLVTGEIGAGKTLVGRLFMRQIERDATVAVINHTHLNGQQLLAAICSEFEIDAPPGEATPQLLERLQTFLLDQFAKDRYAVVLLDEAQNLPNESFEELRMLGNLEADDAKLLQVCILGQPELRDRIRQPGMRQLDQRLFRRFHLPALNRDQIKAYIQHRLTVAGAPGAELFSEEAIDRIYVASRGVPRIVNQLCDNALLTAYGENIKQVSSRIIDHILEYDGAERREAWGAADRRVAGSARQGEVAFGPAPVAAQMPAVSPELLERAQRQVEQIVKRRDELAAIAQQAEKTKAELVDLGARAARTQGELSVVNDQADRTRQELHAIATQTSLARNELHALSEQTSRARQELQAVTERAAKVQDEWAAISGKVEQRWHATRGKLDEYRNEIQSALTDAAGRYQTIQRQFEALSEAPSTEEALAAVEDVRKGYLKESARILEQITQQRDQFRQLLADADRRWNDTTRQLTELSRGTATKGDLEGFEDEFSNRVGELLGRFDLHRDQIGELAQSLQELCERTQRDLASMRGDQAEAEARIGRQVASRVVASTQVMERKLVAAQEAQSEAHARLATAVETRIAETRAAMQERLGRSEQRIESLQDQTNDRLASLNTAMQRLEETAASAAELDGFRRSQAEAMDDLVRRLAEQGDALRRFREDVVRDAEEGNRQKDEQLAQIARQVAAQEERLQAIRRRVLEHLTGTEQRFESLAERFADRGQVEQLRADLGGQVEALVQQSKDGIEVLRREHQAGLGELRENQETLVRQHREDVAGLRREHESDLGELRENQEALVRQHREDVAGLRREHESDLGELRERQEAKAAEILKRIETNRDSMQKLISTVVQRWESTHRQLETVSASYADKEQLSALRSQYEQESKRLLDELAGHRSAMEEHFAQMAVRLQETKTDLEALSLSAARSDDVVLIQRKQVEEQERILVALADQRRELDSMVDAVNKRCDDLIERLTALPPDIATMRQMVALHRENMDQIRVVARELATRRSQLEQAIRGVAEHSRQTHVAVEALAKRSASVDEVRNLRQQHTDKLHELLGRLESESAKNERNLSVVAREVAHHARRVTQLEEMERPRPIQIELAPKVGQALGAIVETAGQRVQQLEDNLDRAEAMTTQLLGVSSRVQAVLRHWADNAEQVDRQSEQLRSSAVLAREVIAAIHKCHRALEQRMNSPRWRQEMARGEQMVSRIEQAVSKAQSVREQLVDQVEQTTRKTQRIREQLAEQIERAARKAQSAGENLETVITEAGLSQQVADEWVNRGREARQLIDTLSALMGEASRTGARVDETLAKRKQILAAVARNTAGLVDLIETARRSDEQARPTVRPTSASPSKARNAKPSGRSDVVDIQWPRVRVPAKAG; translated from the coding sequence ATGTATTGCTCGCACTTCGGCCTGCATCGGCCGCCGTTCAACAACACGCCGGACCCCACCTTCTACTTCAGCACGCCTGAGCACGAGGAGGCCCTTGCCACCCTCCAGTACGCGACGCTCCAACGCAAGGGCTTCGTGCTGGTGACCGGCGAAATCGGAGCTGGCAAGACGCTGGTCGGGCGACTCTTCATGCGTCAGATCGAACGCGACGCCACCGTGGCGGTCATCAATCACACCCATCTCAACGGCCAGCAGCTCTTGGCCGCGATCTGCTCGGAATTCGAGATCGATGCCCCGCCCGGCGAAGCCACGCCGCAGTTGCTCGAGCGACTGCAGACCTTCCTGCTCGACCAGTTCGCCAAGGACCGGTACGCGGTCGTCCTGCTCGACGAGGCCCAGAATCTGCCCAATGAGAGCTTCGAGGAGCTGCGCATGCTCGGCAACCTGGAGGCCGATGATGCCAAGCTTCTCCAGGTGTGCATTCTCGGCCAGCCCGAGCTGCGCGACCGTATCCGCCAGCCCGGCATGCGCCAGCTGGACCAGCGCCTGTTTCGGCGCTTTCACCTGCCCGCCCTGAATCGCGACCAGATCAAGGCCTACATTCAGCACCGTCTGACCGTGGCGGGCGCACCAGGGGCAGAGTTGTTCTCCGAGGAGGCAATTGACCGGATCTACGTAGCCAGCCGCGGGGTGCCCCGGATCGTCAACCAGCTCTGCGACAACGCTCTCCTGACCGCCTACGGCGAGAACATCAAGCAGGTCAGCTCCCGGATCATCGATCACATCCTGGAGTACGACGGGGCGGAGCGGCGAGAGGCCTGGGGAGCGGCCGACCGCCGGGTCGCCGGCAGCGCCCGTCAGGGCGAGGTGGCCTTCGGGCCGGCCCCCGTCGCTGCGCAGATGCCGGCCGTGTCTCCGGAACTGCTGGAGCGGGCTCAAAGGCAGGTCGAACAAATCGTCAAGCGCCGCGATGAGCTGGCGGCCATTGCTCAGCAGGCCGAGAAGACCAAGGCCGAGCTGGTCGATCTCGGTGCGCGGGCCGCTCGCACCCAGGGCGAGCTGTCCGTGGTCAACGATCAGGCCGACCGGACTCGTCAGGAGCTGCACGCCATCGCCACCCAGACCAGCCTGGCTCGGAACGAGCTCCACGCCCTCAGCGAGCAGACCAGTCGAGCACGCCAGGAACTGCAGGCCGTCACCGAGCGGGCGGCCAAGGTTCAGGACGAATGGGCGGCCATTTCGGGCAAGGTCGAGCAACGCTGGCATGCTACCCGCGGGAAGCTCGATGAATACCGCAACGAGATCCAGTCCGCACTGACCGACGCGGCCGGCAGGTATCAGACCATCCAGCGCCAGTTCGAGGCCTTGTCGGAGGCTCCGTCGACCGAGGAGGCCCTGGCGGCGGTGGAAGACGTCCGCAAGGGCTACCTCAAGGAATCCGCCCGCATCCTCGAGCAGATTACCCAGCAGCGTGACCAGTTCCGCCAGCTCCTGGCCGACGCCGACAGGCGCTGGAACGACACTACCCGGCAGCTGACCGAGTTGTCTCGAGGCACCGCCACCAAGGGTGACCTTGAAGGCTTCGAGGACGAGTTCAGCAACCGGGTCGGCGAGCTGCTCGGCCGGTTCGACCTGCACCGTGACCAGATCGGTGAGCTAGCCCAGTCACTGCAGGAGCTCTGCGAACGGACCCAGCGCGATCTGGCAAGCATGCGGGGCGACCAGGCCGAGGCCGAGGCCCGGATCGGCAGACAGGTGGCCAGCCGGGTGGTGGCCAGCACTCAGGTGATGGAAAGGAAGCTGGTCGCCGCCCAGGAGGCCCAGAGTGAAGCCCATGCTCGTCTGGCGACCGCGGTGGAAACCCGGATCGCGGAGACGCGGGCGGCGATGCAGGAGCGCCTGGGACGGAGCGAACAACGGATCGAGTCGCTGCAGGACCAGACGAATGATCGCCTCGCGTCACTGAACACCGCCATGCAGCGTCTGGAGGAGACCGCAGCCTCTGCTGCCGAACTCGACGGTTTCAGACGCAGTCAGGCGGAAGCGATGGACGATCTCGTCCGCCGGCTGGCCGAGCAGGGCGATGCGTTGCGGCGTTTCCGTGAGGATGTTGTCCGCGACGCCGAGGAGGGTAACCGGCAGAAGGATGAGCAGCTTGCCCAGATCGCACGGCAAGTCGCGGCTCAAGAGGAACGACTGCAGGCCATCCGCCGGAGAGTGCTCGAGCACTTGACCGGCACCGAGCAGCGGTTCGAGAGCCTTGCCGAGAGGTTCGCCGATCGCGGCCAGGTCGAGCAGCTTCGGGCCGATCTGGGAGGTCAGGTCGAAGCCCTGGTCCAGCAGTCCAAGGACGGTATCGAGGTTCTTCGCCGCGAGCATCAAGCCGGGCTTGGTGAGCTGCGGGAGAATCAGGAAACCCTGGTCCGGCAGCATCGCGAGGATGTCGCAGGGCTCCGTCGTGAGCACGAATCCGATCTTGGCGAGCTGCGGGAGAATCAGGAAGCCCTGGTCCGGCAGCATCGCGAGGATGTCGCAGGGCTCCGTCGTGAGCACGAATCCGATCTTGGCGAGCTGCGCGAGCGGCAGGAAGCCAAAGCGGCGGAGATTCTCAAACGCATCGAGACCAACCGGGATTCGATGCAGAAGCTCATCAGCACCGTGGTTCAGCGGTGGGAATCCACGCATCGCCAGCTGGAGACGGTGAGTGCCTCGTACGCGGACAAGGAGCAGTTGTCCGCCCTGCGCAGCCAGTATGAGCAGGAGTCGAAACGGTTGCTTGACGAGTTGGCGGGGCATCGTTCGGCCATGGAGGAGCATTTTGCCCAGATGGCCGTCCGCTTGCAGGAGACGAAGACGGATCTGGAAGCGCTGAGCTTGAGCGCCGCCCGGTCCGATGATGTTGTCCTGATCCAGCGGAAGCAGGTCGAAGAGCAGGAACGCATCCTCGTGGCCCTCGCCGATCAGCGTCGGGAACTGGACTCGATGGTCGATGCGGTCAACAAGCGATGCGATGATCTGATCGAACGCCTGACGGCGCTGCCTCCGGACATCGCCACCATGCGTCAGATGGTGGCTTTGCATCGAGAGAACATGGACCAGATCCGGGTCGTGGCCCGGGAACTGGCCACGCGCCGATCGCAGCTCGAGCAGGCGATTCGCGGAGTCGCCGAGCACTCGCGGCAGACGCACGTGGCCGTCGAAGCTCTGGCGAAGCGTTCCGCCTCGGTGGATGAGGTTCGGAACCTCCGTCAGCAGCACACTGACAAGCTTCACGAGCTGCTCGGCCGCTTGGAGAGCGAGTCGGCGAAGAACGAGCGCAACCTGAGCGTCGTAGCCCGCGAGGTTGCCCACCACGCCCGGCGCGTCACCCAGCTCGAGGAGATGGAGCGGCCGCGGCCCATCCAGATTGAACTCGCCCCCAAGGTGGGGCAGGCCCTGGGCGCGATCGTCGAGACCGCCGGTCAGCGGGTGCAGCAGTTGGAGGACAACCTGGACCGAGCGGAGGCGATGACCACGCAACTGCTGGGCGTCTCGTCGCGCGTTCAGGCGGTGCTGCGCCACTGGGCGGACAACGCCGAGCAGGTGGATCGCCAGTCGGAGCAGTTGCGGTCGTCGGCCGTGCTGGCTCGGGAGGTGATCGCCGCCATTCACAAGTGCCACCGGGCTCTCGAGCAGCGGATGAACTCGCCGCGCTGGCGGCAGGAGATGGCTCGAGGCGAGCAGATGGTCAGCCGGATCGAGCAGGCGGTAAGCAAGGCTCAATCGGTCCGCGAACAGCTCGTGGACCAGGTCGAACAGACGACGCGTAAGACTCAGCGGATCCGCGAGCAGTTGGCCGAGCAGATCGAGCGGGCGGCGCGCAAGGCCCAGTCGGCGGGAGAGAACCTCGAGACCGTCATTACCGAGGCCGGCCTGAGCCAGCAAGTGGCCGACGAATGGGTCAACCGCGGTCGAGAGGCTCGTCAGCTGATCGACACACTGTCTGCCCTGATGGGCGAGGCGTCCCGAACCGGCGCCCGCGTCGACGAGACGCTGGCCAAACGCAAGCAGATACTCGCCGCCGTGGCCCGCAACACTGCGGGCCTGGTCGACTTGATCGAGACCGCCCGGCGCAGCGACGAGCAAGCGCGCCCGACCGTGCGCCCAACCTCCGCGAGTCCGTCCAAGGCCAGGAACGCCAAGCCGAGCGGCCGTTCCGATGTCGTCGATATCCAGTGGCCCCGGGTTCGGGTGCCGGCCAAGGCCGGTTGA
- a CDS encoding valine--tRNA ligase, producing MAPVVDLPTTYDPRSVEASIYKQWLDGKLFHADPNTRTRHGAYTIVIPPPNVTGALHGGHALNNTLQDILIRWRRMQGCNTLWMPGTDHAGIATQAVVERTLFEKEKKTRHDLGREALVKRIWEWKEAYGNRIIEQLKRMGCSCDWERTRFTLDETCARAVRETFFRMFKDGLIVRGKRLVNWDTHLQTAVADDEVYHEKVKGHLWHIRYPFQTPDRQRGVDHLVVATTRPETMLGDTAVAVHPDDERWNWLIGQKVILPLVNREIRVIGDPILVSMEFGTGCVKVTPAHDPNDYQCGHRHGLEMINILTPDGHINENGGRYQGMDRYAARKKVVADLEAAGLMVKVEDHESDVGHSDRSKTPIEPYLSDQWFVRMGDLPPSQAAKIEGLRGSSGLAQLAIDSICTVEHPTAEDRAACGKVHFFPERYANTYRDWLSEKRDWCISRQLWWGHRIPVWHLTWGVIAKDTGELVWEQPEVLGTLEAWINEAGLKNDVFILTDPAQPLVILLATRTNHADKALAGLADALVHFDRKRDEAYVTQHPFGGGLLQMMISLEQDPDVLDTWFSSALWPHSTLAWPEVSAELKTYYPGSVLSTAREIITLWVARMVLTGMYNIGRVPFHDVYIHLVIQDAQGRPFKKTLGNGFDPVDIIEMYGADALRFTMASVATETQDIRMPMKKVKLDDGRELQTSERFELGRNFCNKVWNAARFAFMNLVDDGSQCGAGVSLVGGIQLDLTSLPIEDRWILSRGSKAAVEVQDALAKFQFSKAVGLARDFFWDSLCDWYLELVKSRLKENRQAAEARQILAFALDQSLRLLHPFVPFITERLWQQLNGLIAQRGLTGLAELDSGKPLIVSEYPPVGGWPKLCDPETDVVFDDLQTATRAVRDIRQTQNVAPKQSVNVVIRVPAGRVDSMKREAHVIRHLANVGELTIGPDAAKPGHAATLIIGDMEIYVADVIDPVAERGRLEKELANLDKRTQGIAQKLANEGFIARAPADLVARERERLVELEAKKATVAKAMSELQ from the coding sequence ATGGCTCCAGTGGTTGACTTGCCGACAACGTATGATCCTCGAAGTGTCGAAGCCTCTATCTACAAGCAGTGGCTGGATGGGAAGCTCTTCCACGCCGACCCGAATACCAGGACGCGGCACGGTGCCTACACCATCGTCATCCCGCCGCCGAACGTGACCGGGGCCCTGCACGGCGGGCATGCCCTGAACAACACGCTGCAGGACATCCTCATCCGCTGGCGGCGGATGCAGGGGTGCAACACGCTGTGGATGCCGGGCACCGATCACGCCGGCATCGCCACCCAGGCGGTCGTCGAGCGGACCCTCTTCGAGAAGGAGAAGAAGACCCGCCACGACCTGGGCCGCGAGGCACTGGTCAAGCGGATCTGGGAGTGGAAGGAGGCCTACGGCAACCGGATCATTGAGCAGCTCAAGCGCATGGGCTGCTCCTGCGACTGGGAGCGCACCCGATTCACGCTCGACGAGACCTGCGCCCGGGCGGTCCGCGAGACGTTCTTTCGGATGTTCAAGGACGGCCTCATCGTCCGCGGCAAACGCTTGGTCAACTGGGACACGCATCTGCAGACCGCGGTGGCCGACGATGAGGTCTACCACGAGAAGGTCAAGGGTCACCTGTGGCACATTCGCTATCCGTTCCAGACGCCCGACCGCCAGCGCGGCGTGGATCACCTCGTTGTTGCGACCACGCGGCCGGAGACCATGCTCGGCGATACGGCGGTGGCCGTGCACCCCGACGACGAGCGCTGGAACTGGCTGATCGGCCAGAAGGTCATCCTGCCGCTGGTAAATCGCGAGATCCGGGTCATCGGCGACCCGATCCTGGTGAGCATGGAGTTCGGCACTGGTTGCGTGAAGGTCACCCCCGCCCACGATCCCAACGACTACCAGTGTGGCCACCGTCACGGGCTGGAGATGATCAACATCCTCACCCCGGACGGCCACATCAACGAGAATGGCGGCCGGTACCAGGGCATGGACCGTTACGCCGCCCGCAAGAAGGTGGTGGCTGATCTCGAGGCCGCCGGCCTGATGGTCAAGGTCGAGGACCACGAGTCCGACGTTGGCCACAGCGACCGCAGCAAGACGCCGATCGAGCCCTACCTGTCCGACCAGTGGTTCGTCCGCATGGGCGACCTGCCGCCGAGTCAGGCCGCCAAGATCGAAGGCCTGCGCGGCAGCAGCGGCCTGGCCCAGCTTGCCATCGACTCGATCTGCACGGTGGAGCACCCGACCGCCGAGGACCGCGCCGCCTGCGGCAAGGTGCACTTCTTCCCTGAGCGATACGCCAACACTTACCGGGACTGGCTTTCCGAGAAACGCGACTGGTGCATCAGCCGGCAGCTCTGGTGGGGACATCGGATACCGGTGTGGCACCTGACGTGGGGCGTGATCGCCAAGGATACTGGGGAGTTGGTCTGGGAACAGCCGGAAGTCCTGGGAACCCTTGAGGCGTGGATAAACGAGGCTGGTCTGAAGAATGACGTTTTCATTCTGACTGATCCCGCTCAACCGCTCGTGATCTTGCTCGCTACGCGGACGAATCATGCCGACAAGGCTCTCGCAGGGCTCGCCGACGCTCTTGTGCACTTCGATCGCAAACGCGACGAAGCTTACGTTACGCAGCATCCGTTCGGCGGGGGGCTTCTGCAAATGATGATCTCCCTTGAGCAAGATCCCGACGTCCTTGACACCTGGTTCAGCTCTGCCCTCTGGCCGCATTCGACGCTTGCCTGGCCGGAGGTGAGTGCCGAACTGAAGACCTACTACCCCGGCTCGGTGCTGAGCACTGCTCGCGAGATCATCACCCTGTGGGTGGCCCGCATGGTACTCACCGGAATGTATAACATCGGCCGCGTCCCGTTCCACGATGTTTACATTCACCTGGTCATTCAGGATGCCCAGGGCCGGCCGTTCAAGAAGACGCTCGGCAACGGTTTCGACCCGGTGGACATCATCGAGATGTACGGTGCCGACGCCCTGCGGTTCACGATGGCCTCCGTGGCCACCGAAACGCAGGACATCCGCATGCCGATGAAGAAGGTCAAGCTCGACGACGGCCGGGAGCTGCAGACCTCGGAGCGATTCGAGCTTGGGCGCAACTTCTGCAACAAGGTTTGGAACGCCGCTCGGTTTGCGTTCATGAACCTGGTGGACGACGGAAGCCAGTGTGGCGCTGGCGTTTCGCTGGTGGGGGGCATCCAGCTGGACCTCACCTCGCTGCCCATCGAAGACCGCTGGATCCTCTCCCGGGGGAGCAAGGCGGCGGTAGAGGTGCAAGACGCCCTGGCGAAGTTCCAGTTCAGCAAGGCCGTCGGTTTGGCCCGCGACTTCTTCTGGGACTCGTTGTGCGACTGGTACCTTGAGCTGGTCAAGTCCCGGCTCAAGGAGAACCGGCAGGCGGCCGAGGCTCGGCAGATCCTGGCCTTTGCCCTCGACCAATCGCTTCGTCTGTTGCATCCCTTTGTGCCTTTCATTACCGAGCGGCTCTGGCAGCAGCTCAACGGGCTGATCGCGCAGCGCGGGCTTACCGGCCTGGCCGAGTTGGACAGCGGCAAGCCGCTGATCGTTTCCGAGTATCCGCCGGTTGGCGGTTGGCCGAAGCTGTGCGATCCCGAGACCGACGTGGTCTTCGACGACCTTCAGACGGCCACCCGGGCGGTGCGCGACATTCGCCAGACGCAGAACGTGGCGCCCAAGCAGAGTGTGAACGTGGTGATTCGCGTTCCTGCGGGCCGGGTGGACTCGATGAAGCGTGAGGCTCACGTGATCCGCCACCTGGCCAACGTCGGGGAGCTGACCATTGGTCCGGACGCCGCCAAGCCGGGCCACGCCGCCACGCTGATCATCGGCGACATGGAGATCTACGTGGCCGACGTGATCGACCCGGTTGCCGAGCGGGGGCGTCTGGAGAAGGAGCTGGCCAACCTGGACAAGCGGACTCAGGGTATTGCCCAGAAGCTGGCGAACGAAGGTTTCATTGCCCGGGCTCCGGCGGACCTGGTTGCCCGCGAGCGTGAGCGGCTGGTCGAGTTGGAGGCCAAGAAGGCCACGGTGGCCAAGGCGATGAGCGAACTGCAATAG